From Leopardus geoffroyi isolate Oge1 chromosome B4, O.geoffroyi_Oge1_pat1.0, whole genome shotgun sequence, a single genomic window includes:
- the LRRC10 gene encoding leucine-rich repeat-containing protein 10, which produces MGNTIRALVAFIPADCCQNYVVRDLREMPVDKMVDLSGTQLRHFPGHVCSFRELVKLYLSDNHLNSLPPELGQLQNLQILALDFNNFKALPQVVCTLKQLCILYLGNNKLCDLPSELSLLQNLRTLWVEANCLTQLPDVVCELSLLKTLHAGSNSLRLLPGQLQRLRELRTIWLSGNLLTDFPPVLLHMPFLEVIDVDRNSIRYFPSLAHLSSLKLVIYDHNPCRNAPKVAKGVRRVGRWAEETPEPDPRKARRYALAREESQEGEALVLPPLLLPPNS; this is translated from the coding sequence ATGGGGAACACCATCAGGGCCCTGGTGGCCTTCATCCCTGCTGACTGCTGCCAGAACTACGTGGTCAGAGATCTCCGGGAGATGCCCGTGGACAAGATGGTAGATCTGAGTGGGACCCAGCTACGCCATTTCCCCGGGCACGTGTGCTCCTTCCGGGAGCTGGTCAAGCTCTACCTGAGTGACAACCACCTCAACAGCCTGCCTCCTGAGCTGGGGCAGCTGCAGAATCTGCAGATCCTGGCCCTGGATTTCAACAACTTCAAGGCTCTGCCCCAGGTGGTGTGTACTTTGAAACAGCTCTGCATCCTCTACTTGGGTAACAACAAACTTTGCGACCTCCCcagtgagctgagcctgcttcagaatctccgGACCCTGTGGGTCGAGGCCAACTGCCTCACCCAGCTGCCGGACGTGGTCTGCGAGCTGAGTCTCCTAAAGACTCTGCATGCCGGCTCCAATTCTCTGCGTCTGCTGCCAGGCCAGCTCCAGCGCCTCCGAGAGCTGCGGACCATCTGGCTCTCAGGCAACCTGCTGACTGACTTCCCCCCCGTGCTGCTGCACATGCCCTTCCTGGAGGTGATCGACGTGGACAGGAACAGCATCCGTTACTTCCCCAGCCTGGCCCACCTGTCGAGTCTGAAGCTGGTCATCTATGACCACAATCCCTGCAGGAACGCACCCAAGGTGGCCAAAGGCGTGCGCCGTGTGGGAAGATGGGCAGAGGAGACGCCAGAGCCTGACCCCAGAAAAGCCAGACGCTACGCCTTGGCCAGGGAGGAAAGTCAGGAGGGAGAGGCACTTGTCCTGCCTCCTCTACTTCTTCCTCCCAACTCCTGA